The Cloeon dipterum chromosome 3, ieCloDipt1.1, whole genome shotgun sequence genome includes a region encoding these proteins:
- the LOC135940054 gene encoding activin receptor type-2A-like isoform X1 → MATMVTTTVFLLALIIAKAAPGHAKPRQCAYSVISNGFTDMSTIAEEVANNNTVICADEHEHCFTVWTENDFNQTILKQGCWKTSGHECETTDCTAYNSALNLFCCCSGDFCNVNVTSVYVPYPTKTSRSRGPPVPSVEDLDVRRNEMVIYAAIGLGLIVVVILGLVYLIHVIRKKTGLSGLPDDPSAMENGSETSSFIGYSAEHLKLIEVIGQGRYGSVWHATLREREVAVKIFPNHYRNFFINERDIYSLPFMDHPALLTYFGCDERPGPEGGTELILVLSYAPLGCLQDYLRKSTVDWSTFCRMSSAIASGLAHLHTEFSKSEKGRSKPCVSHRDLNTRNILVKPDLSCCICDLGLAMKICSSAGGNEKTGTKSLNDVGTLRYMAPEVLEGAVNLRDCESSLKQIDVYALGLVLWELGSRCSDLYLTGVETPQYKLPFELEIGLRPSFEDMQVLVSRRKSRPLLPDKWRENQCVHLLRETIEDCWDQDAEARLTALCVEERLKELPIIWERLKGGNLLHTGVSPTVNLPTQTATINNNNNNNFNLENNNSNHILLDNRLNLTCTDIEEMRHARRNTLEKDVPGSTGSEGTVETIVTLSPSDPPPVLPDPTCKNALMANIQTVRASALQPYQGRNPCLERNLMVMEPAPQLLQNGIKVTDLDSTAADDSANESHALLSHDSLQQQTPVAAVRPATPIPYLQNAVFETGSGGERGCPKQPNVPITGRSTAPSPWSRLFSGGLRGRLFSSGPAEIARKQQNSLKGGPLLLRDLPAGPNTVEEKTSNLSKVATRVSLQQGTTVCCKDGSPSPPRPSSLNLSSASNWLVPPSAYIKTPKPAVENPGRFSLYENNLSGTSSAERATSVPDLNC, encoded by the exons GTTGTTGGAAAACGTCAGGACATGAATGCGAGACAACCGACTGTACTGCCTACAACAGTGCTCTAAATCTGTTCTGCTGCTGCAGTGGGGACTTCTGCAATGTGAATGTAACCAGTGTCTACGTTCCATATCCAACTAAAACCTCACGTTCTCGGG GTCCCCCTGTTCCCAGCGTAGAGGACCTGGATGTGCGACGGAATGAAATGGTTATTTACGCAGCTATTGGTTTAGGATTGATAGTTGTTGTGATATTGGGCTTGGTATACCTTATCCACGTTATTCGTAAGAAGACGGGATTGTCTGGTTTGCCTGATGACCCAAGCGCCATGGAGAATGGCAGCGAAACTTCTTCGTTTATTGGGTATAGTGCTGAACATTTAAAACTGATTGAAGTGATTG GTCAAGGACGGTACGGATCTGTTTGGCACGCTACTCTGAGGGAGAGAGAAGTTGccgtgaaaatatttccaaaccACTATCGCAACTTTTTCATCAACGAAAGAGACATTTATTCTTTACCTTTCATGGATCACCCTGCACTTCTCACATATTTTG GCTGTGATGAGAGACCAGGCCCTGAAGGAGGCACGGAACTGATACTTGTGTTATCATACGCCCCCCTTGGTTGCCTGCAAGACTATTTGCGCAAATCCACTGTTGATTGGTCAACTTTCTGCCGAATGAGTTCTGCGATTGCCAGCGGCTTAGCACATTTGCACACTGAGTTCAGCAAATCTG AGAAAGGGAGAAGCAAACCTTGTGTGAGTCACAGAGATCTCAATACACGGAACATTCTTGTCAAGCCGGACTTGAGTTGTTGTATCTGTGATTTGGGTctggcaatgaaaatttgtagcTCCGCtggaggaaatgaaaaaactgGAACCAAGTCACTCAATGAT GTTGGAACTCTGAGGTACATGGCTCCAGAAGTTCTTGAAGGAGCGGTGAATTTGCGTGACTGTGAAAGCTCCCTGAAGCAAATTGATGTTTACGCACTTGGACTTGTCCTTTGGGAACTAGGTTCAAGGTGTTCTGATCTGTACTTGACAGGGGTAGAAACGCCACAATACAAACTTCCCTTTGAGTTGGAGATTG GTTTGAGACCCTCGTTTGAAGACATGCAAGTTTTGGTGTCGAGGAGGAAATCAAGACCACTACTTCCTGACAAATGGCGGGAAAATCAGTGCGTGCATCTCCTGCGTGAGACTATTGAGGACTGTTGGGACCAGGATGCTGAGGCAAGACTCACAGCCCTATGCGTCGAAGAAAGGCTCAAAGAATTGCCAATCATCTGGGAGCGACTTAAAG GTGGCAATCTGCTTCACACTGGGGTCAGCCCTACCGTAAATCTACCAACACAAACAGCTacaatcaataataataacaacaacaacttcaacttggaaaataataatagtaacCATATTCTGCTTGATAACAGATTGAATCTCACATGTACAGATATAGAAG AAATGCGCCACGCTAGGAGAAATACATTGGAAAAGGATGTGCCTGGTTCGACTGGTTCAGAAGGAACAGTTGAGACTATTGTCACTTTGTCACCCTCGGATCCACCACCAGTGCTCCCTGACCCAACTT GCAAAAATGCTCTGATGGCCAACATACAAACTGTGCGAGCATCTGCTCTTCAGCCGTACCAGGGCCGCAATCCATGTCTTGAACGCAATTTAATGGTGATGGAGCCAGCTCCTCAGCTGCTTCAGAACGGCATAAAAGTGACAGATTTGGACTCAACCGCGGCTGACGATTCGGCCAATGAGTCGCACGCTCTCTTATCGCACGACTCTCTTCAGCAACAAACCCCAGTTGCCGCAGTTCGCCCCGCAACTCCAATTCCTTATTTGCAGAACGCCGTGTTTGAAACGGGCAGTGGGGGCGAGAGAGGCTGCCCAAAACAGCCAAATGTGCCTATAACTG GACGGAGTACAGCACCTTCCCCTTGGAGCAGGCTCTTCAGTGGGGGGCTGCGTGGCAGACTGTTCTCATCAGGCCCAGCCGAGATTGCACGCAAGCAGCAAAATAGTCTGAAAGGCGGCCCACTGCTGCTGAGGGACCTGCCAGCTGGTCCAAACACCGTGGAAGAAAAGACATCGAATCTGTCCAAGGTGGCCACCAGAGTGAGTCTGCAGCAAGGAACCACTGTATGCTGCAAGGATGGTAGCCCCTCGCCCCCGAGACCATCATCCTTGAACCTCAGCTCAGCTTCCAATTGGCTTGTGCCACCGAGCGCTTACATCAAGACCCCGAAGCCCGCTGTGGAAAACCCCGGCCGCTTCTCGCTGTATGAGAACAATTTGAGTGGAACGAGCAGCGCCGAGAGGGCCACGTCAGTGCCGGATCTGAACTGCTAG
- the LOC135940052 gene encoding mutS protein homolog 5-like isoform X1 — translation MALVGQASGGGRRQSKGKPGERAPNDVTDVKNLQVGPSRLSCSGGKGYSGTQTQTRQTAATGQGAELPTMNTMDTDDSDFPVRRNDSPTNSSSSFFMAPPPPQPRNRVTFGTAPQYFNASNILNFHPSNADNSDVDEEEGSSNISIDDIHIMVPNRAAPVRNPRDRQESDDDDDDDSDEQMDVDSHEVVTSIFWKGSKLGAAVYNAETSEVSILADLLDLAPQFTITKSLLLQTNPSQLVTCARLSETFVTILKEYCGPDLDAAPKRCYLNLLSSSEYKHEFIKSRILAMRLPSEPEASKQNDESHLHYIHSLIDLNNDCSVYAFGALLKFLDKSWANLNLEARDQVAPIVAVKKISLVDNVCIDLDTFTALQIFSNHSVHGVGRGKSTVVSEGLSLFALFNRCKSTLGCRAMRMMMLKPTNNFTVLNERQDVIEFCNQTNNKSFVTQILDHMRNVKGVLRILTKLKAAQPTVKDWKSLVKTVYHVVAIGELCGSRADDCAIFQKISDCLSDDLYRVGQSINTIMDMNESEKTKRFVVRAGVDAYLDKKKQEYSNMQDLLSSVAEHELANLPAYISECTVNYIPEMGFMLAIPLWSPNLEEKDLEIPDLHFLFISDMVAHYKTARCKELDRVLGDVLTHIMEKETEIMVRLIQFVEKKIHSITEIMDLLAEFDCLTAMAAVAQENNYVRPVLTKDRVMDVKDGRHPLQELCVSDYVPNDIEASEKVARMKILTGPNASGKSVYLKQVALISYMAHIGSFVPATSAKISLFSEIFTRIKTVESVSSTLSAFMIDLRQMALALQCSSPNSLIVIDEFGKGTSELDGLALLAASLNNLLKRKEKCPLVLISTHFHSVADLLTDQSTPIFQKLTLDHLCNDREVIYLHKLKEGGVNSSFAHQVAKAAGINSSIIRRAVDVLEAMRQNTLPKEMDMAPPDFGHGKSREEVERQRQNFMRYMTTPDDDLSQMNPDEYFSLVKNI, via the exons ATGGCGCTGGTAGGACAGGCTAGCGGGGGAGGGAGGCGCCAGTCCAAGGGGAAACCAGGGGAGAGAGCACCAAATGACGTCACTGACGTCAAGAATTTGCAGGTGGGTCCCAGCCGGCTCAGTTGCAGTGGCGGGAAAGGATATTCGGGAACACAAACACAGACAAGACAGACCGCGGCGACTGGACAGGGTGCAGAG CTTCCAACTATGAACACTATGGACACCGATGATTCAGATTTTCCTGTTAGACGAAATGATTCACCAACTAACTCGTCTAGCAGCTTTTTCATGGCACCGCCACCCCCTCAACCAAGGAATAGAGTTACTTTTGGGACAGCTCCCCAATATTTCAACGCCTCCAATATTCTAAACTTTCATCCTAGCAATGCTGATAACag TGATGTTGATGAGGAGGAAGGCAGCAGCAACATTTCTATTGATGATATTCACATCATGGTGCCAAATAGAGCAGCCCCTGTCCGAAACCCTCGAGACCGTCAAGAATCTgatgatgacgatgatgatgacAGTGACGAACAGATGGATGTAGATTCCCATGAG gttGTGACAAGTATTTTTTGGAAAGGTAGCAAGTTAGGTGCAGCAGTTTACAACGCTGAGACATCTGAG GTGTCTATTTTAGCCGACTTGCTGGATTTGGCTCCACAATTTACTATCACTAAATCGTTACTTCTGCAGACCAACCCCAG ccaacTTGTTACTTGTGCTCGCCTTTCTGAGACATTTGTCACCATCTTGAAAGAATACTGTGGCCCAGATCTGGACGCAGCTCCAAAGCGTTGCTACTTGAATCTGCTCTCCAGCAGCGAATACA agcatgaatttattaaaagcagaATTCTGGCAATGCGACTGCCTTCAGAACCTGAGGCCAGCAAGCAAAACGACGAGTCTCACTTGCATTACATCCACTCGCTGATCGACCTGAACAACGACTGCTCTGTGTACGCCTTCGGCGCCCTTTTGAAGTTCCTTGACAAAAGCTGGGCTAACTTGAACCTAGAGGCTAGGGACCAGGTAGCACCGATTGTTGCTGTGAAAAAAATCtctct AGTAGACAACGTTTGCATCGACCTCGACACGTTCACTGCGCTGCAGATTTTTTCCAACCATAGCGTTCATGGAGTTGGAAGAGGAAAATCTACTGTGGTATCTGAAGGCCTCAGCTTATTCGCATTGTTCAACAGGTGCAAATCAACATTGGGTTGCAGAGCAATGAG GATGATGATGCTGAAACCCACAAACAACTTTACAGTTTTGAATGAAAGGCAGGACGTCATTGAATTCTGCAACCAAACAAATAACAAGAGCTTTGTGACGCAAATCTTGGATCACATGAGAAACGTGAAGGGAGTGCTG aGAATCCTGACTAAACTGAAGGCAGCTCAGCCAACTGTGAAAGACTGGAAAAGCCTTGTCAAG ACTGTGTATCACGTTGTTGCCATTGGCGAGCTCTGTGGCTCAAGAGCGGACGATTGCGCCATTTTCCAGAAG ATTTCTGACTGCCTGAGTGATGATTTGTACAGAGTTGGACAGTCCATCAATACCATCATGGATATGAATGAATCAGAGAAGACGAAGCGGTTTGTCGTCCGTGCTGGCGTTGATGCGTACTTGGACAAAA AAAAACAGGAGTACAGCAACATGCAAGATTTGCTGTCCAGTGTCGCAGAGCATGAACTGGCCAATTTGCCAGCCTACATTTCAGAGTGCACTGTCAACTATATCCCAGAAATGGGCTTCATGCTGGCAATCCCACTCTGGTCCCCCAACTTAGAGGAAAAGGATCTTGAGATTCCTGACTTGCActttctt TTCATTTCTGATATGGTTGCTCATTACAAAACAGCGCGTTGCAAAG AATTGGATCGAGTTCTTGGAGATGTATTGACGCACATCATGGAAAAAGAAACTGAGATCATGGTGAGGCTGATTCAGTTTGTCGAGAAGAAAATCCATTCGATCACAGAAATCATGGATTTGTTGGCGGAATTTGATTG TCTGACAGCAATGGCTGCTGTTGCTCAGGAAAACAATTATGTCCGGCCTGTCTTGACCAAAGACCGTGTGATGGATGTAAAAGACGGGAGGCACCCTCTGCAAGAGCTCTGTGTGTCTGATTACGTTCCAAATGATATCGAAGCTAGCGAGAAAGTTGCAAGAATGAAGATTCTGACTGGACCCAATGCCAGTGGGAAAAGTGTGTACCTGAAACAG gTTGCTCTGATCTCCTACATGGCTCATATTGGAAGCTTCGTCCCAGCAACCAGTGCTAAAATAAGCTTATTCAGCGAGATTTTCACCAGAATTAAAACTGTTGAGTCTGTGTCCTCCACCCTCTCCGCTTTTATGATTGACTTGCGCCAG ATGGCCCTTGCGCTTCAATGCTCATCACCAAACTCATTGATTGTCATTGATGAGTTCGGGAAAGGAACGTCTGAGCTAGATGGATTGGCATTACTCGCTGCGAGTCTCAATAATTTGCTGAAGAGGAAGGAAAAGTGCCCATTGGTCCTGATCTCCACGCACTTCCACAGCGTTGCTGATCTTCTTACAGATCAAAGCACtcccatttttcaaaagctg ACTTTAGACCATTTGTGCAATGACAGAGAAGTGATTTACTTGCATAAATTGAAAGAGGGAGGTGTGAACAGCAGCTTTGCACACCAGGTTGCTAAAGCTGCAGGAATTAATTCGTCAATCATCAGACGAGCTGTTGAC GTGTTGGAAGCAATGCGCCAGAATACACTGCCAAAAGAGATGGATATGGCGCCTCCTGATTTTGGCCACGGCAAAAGTCGCGAGGAAGTTGAAAG acaGCGCCAAAATTTCATGAGGTACATGACCACCCCTGACGACGACCTATCGCAAATGAATCCAGATGAGTATTTTAGTTTGGTGAAAAACATTTGA
- the LOC135940054 gene encoding bone morphogenetic protein receptor type-2-like isoform X2, with product MVIYAAIGLGLIVVVILGLVYLIHVIRKKTGLSGLPDDPSAMENGSETSSFIGYSAEHLKLIEVIGQGRYGSVWHATLREREVAVKIFPNHYRNFFINERDIYSLPFMDHPALLTYFGCDERPGPEGGTELILVLSYAPLGCLQDYLRKSTVDWSTFCRMSSAIASGLAHLHTEFSKSEKGRSKPCVSHRDLNTRNILVKPDLSCCICDLGLAMKICSSAGGNEKTGTKSLNDVGTLRYMAPEVLEGAVNLRDCESSLKQIDVYALGLVLWELGSRCSDLYLTGVETPQYKLPFELEIGLRPSFEDMQVLVSRRKSRPLLPDKWRENQCVHLLRETIEDCWDQDAEARLTALCVEERLKELPIIWERLKGGNLLHTGVSPTVNLPTQTATINNNNNNNFNLENNNSNHILLDNRLNLTCTDIEEMRHARRNTLEKDVPGSTGSEGTVETIVTLSPSDPPPVLPDPTCKNALMANIQTVRASALQPYQGRNPCLERNLMVMEPAPQLLQNGIKVTDLDSTAADDSANESHALLSHDSLQQQTPVAAVRPATPIPYLQNAVFETGSGGERGCPKQPNVPITGRSTAPSPWSRLFSGGLRGRLFSSGPAEIARKQQNSLKGGPLLLRDLPAGPNTVEEKTSNLSKVATRVSLQQGTTVCCKDGSPSPPRPSSLNLSSASNWLVPPSAYIKTPKPAVENPGRFSLYENNLSGTSSAERATSVPDLNC from the exons ATGGTTATTTACGCAGCTATTGGTTTAGGATTGATAGTTGTTGTGATATTGGGCTTGGTATACCTTATCCACGTTATTCGTAAGAAGACGGGATTGTCTGGTTTGCCTGATGACCCAAGCGCCATGGAGAATGGCAGCGAAACTTCTTCGTTTATTGGGTATAGTGCTGAACATTTAAAACTGATTGAAGTGATTG GTCAAGGACGGTACGGATCTGTTTGGCACGCTACTCTGAGGGAGAGAGAAGTTGccgtgaaaatatttccaaaccACTATCGCAACTTTTTCATCAACGAAAGAGACATTTATTCTTTACCTTTCATGGATCACCCTGCACTTCTCACATATTTTG GCTGTGATGAGAGACCAGGCCCTGAAGGAGGCACGGAACTGATACTTGTGTTATCATACGCCCCCCTTGGTTGCCTGCAAGACTATTTGCGCAAATCCACTGTTGATTGGTCAACTTTCTGCCGAATGAGTTCTGCGATTGCCAGCGGCTTAGCACATTTGCACACTGAGTTCAGCAAATCTG AGAAAGGGAGAAGCAAACCTTGTGTGAGTCACAGAGATCTCAATACACGGAACATTCTTGTCAAGCCGGACTTGAGTTGTTGTATCTGTGATTTGGGTctggcaatgaaaatttgtagcTCCGCtggaggaaatgaaaaaactgGAACCAAGTCACTCAATGAT GTTGGAACTCTGAGGTACATGGCTCCAGAAGTTCTTGAAGGAGCGGTGAATTTGCGTGACTGTGAAAGCTCCCTGAAGCAAATTGATGTTTACGCACTTGGACTTGTCCTTTGGGAACTAGGTTCAAGGTGTTCTGATCTGTACTTGACAGGGGTAGAAACGCCACAATACAAACTTCCCTTTGAGTTGGAGATTG GTTTGAGACCCTCGTTTGAAGACATGCAAGTTTTGGTGTCGAGGAGGAAATCAAGACCACTACTTCCTGACAAATGGCGGGAAAATCAGTGCGTGCATCTCCTGCGTGAGACTATTGAGGACTGTTGGGACCAGGATGCTGAGGCAAGACTCACAGCCCTATGCGTCGAAGAAAGGCTCAAAGAATTGCCAATCATCTGGGAGCGACTTAAAG GTGGCAATCTGCTTCACACTGGGGTCAGCCCTACCGTAAATCTACCAACACAAACAGCTacaatcaataataataacaacaacaacttcaacttggaaaataataatagtaacCATATTCTGCTTGATAACAGATTGAATCTCACATGTACAGATATAGAAG AAATGCGCCACGCTAGGAGAAATACATTGGAAAAGGATGTGCCTGGTTCGACTGGTTCAGAAGGAACAGTTGAGACTATTGTCACTTTGTCACCCTCGGATCCACCACCAGTGCTCCCTGACCCAACTT GCAAAAATGCTCTGATGGCCAACATACAAACTGTGCGAGCATCTGCTCTTCAGCCGTACCAGGGCCGCAATCCATGTCTTGAACGCAATTTAATGGTGATGGAGCCAGCTCCTCAGCTGCTTCAGAACGGCATAAAAGTGACAGATTTGGACTCAACCGCGGCTGACGATTCGGCCAATGAGTCGCACGCTCTCTTATCGCACGACTCTCTTCAGCAACAAACCCCAGTTGCCGCAGTTCGCCCCGCAACTCCAATTCCTTATTTGCAGAACGCCGTGTTTGAAACGGGCAGTGGGGGCGAGAGAGGCTGCCCAAAACAGCCAAATGTGCCTATAACTG GACGGAGTACAGCACCTTCCCCTTGGAGCAGGCTCTTCAGTGGGGGGCTGCGTGGCAGACTGTTCTCATCAGGCCCAGCCGAGATTGCACGCAAGCAGCAAAATAGTCTGAAAGGCGGCCCACTGCTGCTGAGGGACCTGCCAGCTGGTCCAAACACCGTGGAAGAAAAGACATCGAATCTGTCCAAGGTGGCCACCAGAGTGAGTCTGCAGCAAGGAACCACTGTATGCTGCAAGGATGGTAGCCCCTCGCCCCCGAGACCATCATCCTTGAACCTCAGCTCAGCTTCCAATTGGCTTGTGCCACCGAGCGCTTACATCAAGACCCCGAAGCCCGCTGTGGAAAACCCCGGCCGCTTCTCGCTGTATGAGAACAATTTGAGTGGAACGAGCAGCGCCGAGAGGGCCACGTCAGTGCCGGATCTGAACTGCTAG
- the Ras85D gene encoding GTPase HRas gives MTEYKLVVVGAGGVGKSALTIQLIQNHFVDEYDPTIEDSYRKQVVIDGETCLLDILDTAGQEEYSAMRDQYMRTGEGFLLVFAVNNAKSFEDISMYREQIKRVKDAEEVPMVLVGNKCDLPMRAVDMVQAREVAKQYGIPFVETSAKTRMGVDDAFYTLVREIRKDKERRGKDKRKRTRGGSKKKKCCIL, from the exons ATGACAGAATACAAGCTGGTCGTCGTAGGAG CTGGTGGCGTTGGCAAAAGTGCCTTGACCATTCAGTTGATCCAAAACCA CTTTGTAGATGAATATGACCCCACCATTGAAGACTCTTACAGAAAGCAAGTGGTGATTGACGGGGAGACGTGTCTCCTAGACATTCTCGACACGGCAGGTCAAGAAGAATACAG TGCCATGAGAGATCAGTACATGCGAACAGGCGAGGGCTTCCTGCTAGTTTTTGCAGTCAACAATGCCAAGTCATTTGAAGATATTAGCATGTACCGGGAGCAGATCAAGAGAGTCAAAGATGCCGAGGAAGTACCCATGGTTT TGGTGGGCAACAAATGTGATTTGCCAATGCGTGCAGTAGACATGGTGCAAGCAAGAGAGGTGGCCAAGCAGTATGGAATTCCTTTTGTTGAAACATCAGCCAAAACTCGCATGGGCGTAGATGATGCATTTTACACATTAGTCCGAGAGATTCGCAAAGAT AAGGAACGCCGGGGGAAGGACAAGAGAAAAAGAACGAGAGGTGGCAGCAAGAAGAAAAAGTGTTGCATCTTATAA
- the LOC135940052 gene encoding mutS protein homolog 5-like isoform X2, translating to MALVGQASGGGRRQSKGKPGERAPNDVTDVKNLQVGPSRLSCSGGKGYSGTQTQTRQTAATGQGAELPTMNTMDTDDSDFPVRRNDSPTNSSSSFFMAPPPPQPRNRVTFGTAPQYFNASNILNFHPSNADNSDVDEEEGSSNISIDDIHIMVPNRAAPVRNPRDRQESDDDDDDDSDEQMDVDSHEVVTSIFWKGSKLGAAVYNAETSEVSILADLLDLAPQFTITKSLLLQTNPSQLVTCARLSETFVTILKEYCGPDLDAAPKRCYLNLLSSSEYKHEFIKSRILAMRLPSEPEASKQNDESHLHYIHSLIDLNNDCSVYAFGALLKFLDKSWANLNLEARDQVAPIVAVKKISLVDNVCIDLDTFTALQIFSNHSVHGVGRGKSTVVSEGLSLFALFNRCKSTLGCRAMRMMMLKPTNNFTVLNERQDVIEFCNQTNNKSFVTQILDHMRNVKGVLRILTKLKAAQPTVKDWKSLVKISDCLSDDLYRVGQSINTIMDMNESEKTKRFVVRAGVDAYLDKKKQEYSNMQDLLSSVAEHELANLPAYISECTVNYIPEMGFMLAIPLWSPNLEEKDLEIPDLHFLFISDMVAHYKTARCKELDRVLGDVLTHIMEKETEIMVRLIQFVEKKIHSITEIMDLLAEFDCLTAMAAVAQENNYVRPVLTKDRVMDVKDGRHPLQELCVSDYVPNDIEASEKVARMKILTGPNASGKSVYLKQVALISYMAHIGSFVPATSAKISLFSEIFTRIKTVESVSSTLSAFMIDLRQMALALQCSSPNSLIVIDEFGKGTSELDGLALLAASLNNLLKRKEKCPLVLISTHFHSVADLLTDQSTPIFQKLTLDHLCNDREVIYLHKLKEGGVNSSFAHQVAKAAGINSSIIRRAVDVLEAMRQNTLPKEMDMAPPDFGHGKSREEVERQRQNFMRYMTTPDDDLSQMNPDEYFSLVKNI from the exons ATGGCGCTGGTAGGACAGGCTAGCGGGGGAGGGAGGCGCCAGTCCAAGGGGAAACCAGGGGAGAGAGCACCAAATGACGTCACTGACGTCAAGAATTTGCAGGTGGGTCCCAGCCGGCTCAGTTGCAGTGGCGGGAAAGGATATTCGGGAACACAAACACAGACAAGACAGACCGCGGCGACTGGACAGGGTGCAGAG CTTCCAACTATGAACACTATGGACACCGATGATTCAGATTTTCCTGTTAGACGAAATGATTCACCAACTAACTCGTCTAGCAGCTTTTTCATGGCACCGCCACCCCCTCAACCAAGGAATAGAGTTACTTTTGGGACAGCTCCCCAATATTTCAACGCCTCCAATATTCTAAACTTTCATCCTAGCAATGCTGATAACag TGATGTTGATGAGGAGGAAGGCAGCAGCAACATTTCTATTGATGATATTCACATCATGGTGCCAAATAGAGCAGCCCCTGTCCGAAACCCTCGAGACCGTCAAGAATCTgatgatgacgatgatgatgacAGTGACGAACAGATGGATGTAGATTCCCATGAG gttGTGACAAGTATTTTTTGGAAAGGTAGCAAGTTAGGTGCAGCAGTTTACAACGCTGAGACATCTGAG GTGTCTATTTTAGCCGACTTGCTGGATTTGGCTCCACAATTTACTATCACTAAATCGTTACTTCTGCAGACCAACCCCAG ccaacTTGTTACTTGTGCTCGCCTTTCTGAGACATTTGTCACCATCTTGAAAGAATACTGTGGCCCAGATCTGGACGCAGCTCCAAAGCGTTGCTACTTGAATCTGCTCTCCAGCAGCGAATACA agcatgaatttattaaaagcagaATTCTGGCAATGCGACTGCCTTCAGAACCTGAGGCCAGCAAGCAAAACGACGAGTCTCACTTGCATTACATCCACTCGCTGATCGACCTGAACAACGACTGCTCTGTGTACGCCTTCGGCGCCCTTTTGAAGTTCCTTGACAAAAGCTGGGCTAACTTGAACCTAGAGGCTAGGGACCAGGTAGCACCGATTGTTGCTGTGAAAAAAATCtctct AGTAGACAACGTTTGCATCGACCTCGACACGTTCACTGCGCTGCAGATTTTTTCCAACCATAGCGTTCATGGAGTTGGAAGAGGAAAATCTACTGTGGTATCTGAAGGCCTCAGCTTATTCGCATTGTTCAACAGGTGCAAATCAACATTGGGTTGCAGAGCAATGAG GATGATGATGCTGAAACCCACAAACAACTTTACAGTTTTGAATGAAAGGCAGGACGTCATTGAATTCTGCAACCAAACAAATAACAAGAGCTTTGTGACGCAAATCTTGGATCACATGAGAAACGTGAAGGGAGTGCTG aGAATCCTGACTAAACTGAAGGCAGCTCAGCCAACTGTGAAAGACTGGAAAAGCCTTGTCAAG ATTTCTGACTGCCTGAGTGATGATTTGTACAGAGTTGGACAGTCCATCAATACCATCATGGATATGAATGAATCAGAGAAGACGAAGCGGTTTGTCGTCCGTGCTGGCGTTGATGCGTACTTGGACAAAA AAAAACAGGAGTACAGCAACATGCAAGATTTGCTGTCCAGTGTCGCAGAGCATGAACTGGCCAATTTGCCAGCCTACATTTCAGAGTGCACTGTCAACTATATCCCAGAAATGGGCTTCATGCTGGCAATCCCACTCTGGTCCCCCAACTTAGAGGAAAAGGATCTTGAGATTCCTGACTTGCActttctt TTCATTTCTGATATGGTTGCTCATTACAAAACAGCGCGTTGCAAAG AATTGGATCGAGTTCTTGGAGATGTATTGACGCACATCATGGAAAAAGAAACTGAGATCATGGTGAGGCTGATTCAGTTTGTCGAGAAGAAAATCCATTCGATCACAGAAATCATGGATTTGTTGGCGGAATTTGATTG TCTGACAGCAATGGCTGCTGTTGCTCAGGAAAACAATTATGTCCGGCCTGTCTTGACCAAAGACCGTGTGATGGATGTAAAAGACGGGAGGCACCCTCTGCAAGAGCTCTGTGTGTCTGATTACGTTCCAAATGATATCGAAGCTAGCGAGAAAGTTGCAAGAATGAAGATTCTGACTGGACCCAATGCCAGTGGGAAAAGTGTGTACCTGAAACAG gTTGCTCTGATCTCCTACATGGCTCATATTGGAAGCTTCGTCCCAGCAACCAGTGCTAAAATAAGCTTATTCAGCGAGATTTTCACCAGAATTAAAACTGTTGAGTCTGTGTCCTCCACCCTCTCCGCTTTTATGATTGACTTGCGCCAG ATGGCCCTTGCGCTTCAATGCTCATCACCAAACTCATTGATTGTCATTGATGAGTTCGGGAAAGGAACGTCTGAGCTAGATGGATTGGCATTACTCGCTGCGAGTCTCAATAATTTGCTGAAGAGGAAGGAAAAGTGCCCATTGGTCCTGATCTCCACGCACTTCCACAGCGTTGCTGATCTTCTTACAGATCAAAGCACtcccatttttcaaaagctg ACTTTAGACCATTTGTGCAATGACAGAGAAGTGATTTACTTGCATAAATTGAAAGAGGGAGGTGTGAACAGCAGCTTTGCACACCAGGTTGCTAAAGCTGCAGGAATTAATTCGTCAATCATCAGACGAGCTGTTGAC GTGTTGGAAGCAATGCGCCAGAATACACTGCCAAAAGAGATGGATATGGCGCCTCCTGATTTTGGCCACGGCAAAAGTCGCGAGGAAGTTGAAAG acaGCGCCAAAATTTCATGAGGTACATGACCACCCCTGACGACGACCTATCGCAAATGAATCCAGATGAGTATTTTAGTTTGGTGAAAAACATTTGA